Genomic segment of Anguilla rostrata isolate EN2019 chromosome 13, ASM1855537v3, whole genome shotgun sequence:
ATactctgaaaattaaaataatcagcAAATAATATAAGTGGAAGTATGTATTAATGAGGAATACCTCATTATTTGTACAATTGTAATGTGCCTGTAAAcacagttttaatgtttaaatgtttttaaaaaatatacatttgggGATATGTTTTCAGATTCTTAACAAAATCTACTCATTCATGCCCTTATCTGTGAGTAGAAATGCATTATCTAAAAGTAGCCTTTCAATGTAACACTTGATTATGCTCAGATCTTCCCTTACCACCGTTTATATAAAGAATTAGGTTTTCATGAGTAAGATCTTCACTCAAATCTCAATGACTACAGAAATTAAGATAAATATATGAAACTatacatttcctttcattaattttctcaaatgttaggaaaacatacaaaaatatgtctgtgaTGCATTTGTTCCAGTTAACTGAATGTCAATGTCAATAAAGAGCCATTAAACATTGGAAATGTCAGTGTCCAAACCACCTTAAAAAACTGAGATGGCTGCACGTTTCTAACTTATTGATCTGCTGCTCTGACACTCAGAAAGGTTAGCTCAGATGTACATCCTCATAAGTGAAATGGCTAACTAATCAACAGAATAGTCAGACTTGTCAGAGAAGACTGTCTCTGTGTGGCTTTGCAGTCATTAAAGCTAACATGTCTGAACATCCAATATTAATGCCTGCCATGGATTGTACTACATCTCTTTCTCTAACAGAATgacataacacaacacacattacTGATTCTCTTAGGAGCATAAATGCATCCACAATATTCTAAAACCAACCAAACGTACTAAAATATAATCAGAAATGTACACTTCCTTCAAGATACAAATACTCAATTGAGCATAAACATAACTGAATCTCACAACTGTATCTTCTGAATGCTGACACTGGAAATGGATGGCTGAGTCATTCAGTTtaacaaatataatattataactaattgttaattaaacatttgtctttagttCCTGTTTCAAACATCCCTAATGTTCATAAGGAAATATATAGTAAATAGCCATTAAAGTGATTTAGTAATTCAGTGCATTGGTTaataacaaacaacatcagttttttatttagtgAACTCCCTCATTCAGAGCAGTATGAACTGTCTGCAATGCATTATGCCTCTGTCTTCTACAGCACTATTTAATTAGAAGCTGTAGGTTCTAAGTCCAGAGCTGTCTTCACTACCACTTTTATAGTTTATAGTTCTTATGCCCTGCCTTGTCTTATGTCCTGCTTTTacctcaaaataataataattaaaataataataataataataataataataataataataataataaacactttTGTGAGACACCCACCACAACTTCTAGTGTAGACACTTATACACATTCAGTACATGGCTGTTTAAGATGCTTTGACATGGAATCAAGCATGGTTCTTGTGACAGACAGGAAGATTTGTTAGAACAGATGCCAAGACACTCAGCGCCTGCCAGAAGGGTCAGTTGTATTTAAATGGAGAATCAGGGTACCTCCTGACCTGGCTATCACAGCACCAATTTTGTGCTCAGTATTGTTTCAGGGTGACACTTCACTTCACATTTTCCATCATTAAACATATTATTATAACATCTGGTATTCTGATATTTAGTCTGTAAACTTGCACTGTATACTATTGTATATGTAATAGTTACTGGTCTAGTCCTAAATTAACTACAAATACAACAGCACAACATCTAATCTCATAGGAATTTCTGACGTGGAATTGCGTGTTTTACCATGAACATCCTAAAGCCAGCAGGTAACAGGCatgataaatgtttttctttgtatcCAGTGACAACACAACAACTGCCCTAAACATGCATATTCGGTTCCTAACGAagctatattaaaatatattggaACGAGCATTTGGCTACCTTTCGCTGTTGCAAATAGATCccaaaatattatatattcaaaatatttttatatgagaaaaaaacaattcgCTTTCTCTTTATCTGTATGAGCTGCATACCCCCCGCACATACATAGACGCTTCGTACCAGGCTGTATTTCTACATGCAAGCAGTGATTCGATGTATTTTGAAGGTGGTGTCTGTAAACACCGCTCTACTATAGGTTCCCTGAGAGCAGCGCGCCGTGTGCAGAGCCAGTCtcgacaggggagggggggagcaacCAGAGTATCGTGTGCAAACCGCGTGTGGCGCAGCGGAGAGAGGAGGAACCGAAAATAAACAGCAACGAATCACGTAGCTAAGGTGAGTGGCTTTAAGGAcgaaaatataagaaatatcaCGGTTACAGACATCTGTGGTCATGTTGCAGCGTTCGTGGGAGTCTCCGATCGTTATATATACGGAAGAAAGTCGTGTTGAACGCGAATGATTGTGAGGGAATTTGTTGCAAAGGTAAACAAGTAAAAAATTTCAGACGGCGCACTTTGGCCTACTGCGTCAGGCTCCGCGCGGGAAAGTCGctggatttaattaattaattgcccGATTAGAAGACCGTTTAACAAGAAATATTCTGGAGGACGCTCTTTGTAATTTAAATTCGCAGAAGAAAAATTATGTGCATTAATGAAATCAGACTAACGGGGGCCTCTGAAAGGTTGCGGTTGTGCCAGTGCAGAGGCCGCAGCAGGCGTGGGTGGGCGGCGCGGTGAATGTTCCAATGGAACTGCAGGAACCCAGCGTGGGGCAGCTGGATCCGGTGAGTCGATTGTGAGTCGGTGGGGGACGATGTAGAAAGATTGCTCCAAGTCGAATCGGACATTACTCCTTGCTAACAGGCTATTTATATGGCTATGTTTCAAAGTTCGTATAAGTATATCTGTAATGTTTAGTTAACTAGTTATGGCCCTGTATTGTTAGCACGTTATGAACTTATCGTGTGTCATTCCGAGCGAACTCAGTCCAGTATGGCCTAGCAACTATGAGCAACCAGTGtagcgtgtgcatttgtgttgaCTGACACTGTTGCTAGCAGGCTCGTCTGGATAGTTAGCCAACTGGCTATCGCTTACTAGCATTTTTCGTACGTTTATTCAGTGCCCGTGGCATACGGGTGTGTAATTTAAGTATTCATTCAGTCCAGTTGTGTTTAATGAGCGGAGTGCTTAGTTGGCTGCTTTCTAGCTAGTTAACCTGCAAGGCCTAACCTATAGATTTTGTATACAGCATTTAAGATACGGGACTGTGGTAGTGTCGTTACCGGTATCACCACTACTACCATTTTAATCAAACTGcaattacgttagctagcttctCATTTTTAAAGAGTTTACCCCTCTTATCGATATCTTCCACGAACATCttcgttagctagctagctgccaaCAAGTCACAAGATCTCGGCTCCGAAAGTACTCTACAAATCTAATGGGACGTAGTCTTCGAAatgtttctgttgaaaatctAATTCACTAGCTAGCCAAGTTTAGCAGCTATCGTTAGATTGAACCGATCCGGTCAGTAACTGTAAAATTTTCATTCAAATCGAACCGATTTCCTTTCCAGAGCTAGCTCGGTAGCTGGGAACTAGCTAGATGTACAATATTAAtatgtagttagctagctagctaaatttcCGTCCGCcatacatgttttttgtgtgtagcATTGCCGCAAGTACTTGCCATTGTGTCAGTTTTCAAAGTTTTGTCTGattgatgtatttttgtgttttcggaCCAAATACAAAACCTAGGAAGCTAGTGTGCACATTTTAGTTGAGTTTAAGTTGATGGAAGTACTTGTATTGGGGAGACTAACAACCTTCCTAGTAAATTAGTTGCTAGTTGTAAAGTTATAACTGTCCTGCACTGAGTGATAtgtgaaacaagaaaaaaaatagacagCCTTCATCCCCCTCTAGTGCaaagttaatttaataaatgtgcttgatgggcaaaaaagcaaaaaaaagatcCTGCTCCTATCTCCTGGGgtcatttctttttctgcctCAAGATTTAATATCCAGTACTATGAGCACTTTCCTCCCCTATATAATGACTGTAGTACTGCTTACGAAAGAAAAATGATAATTCAAGTTAAAACATATGCCTGGTTCATGTGATGCAGAGTTTGGCTGATTTATATtgtctgtggggtttttttgtttgtttttttgtctcttcAGTAGTAACTTGGTGATTGGTGAGATGAGTAGCAACGATTGCTTTGGGTGCGGCCGTTCAGGCCACTGGATCAAGAATTGTCCCGGACGTGGGCGTGCCAAGGGCCGTGGACGAGGAAAAGGTGAGGGTATATTACTGTCCCCTTTGAGTGaatatgagagagggaggggggcatcaGACAGTTGTGCACAGTTATCTGAACAACCCCGTGGGTCACTTCATAAAGACTGGTGAAGGGTTAAAATTATTGCATGGGTGTCTCAGTTGCATAGCATCAGCATGAAGAAACCCTCATGCTTCAGACattgttttcccctcctcccacctGCCAGATCTTTTCTGCTATCGCTGTGGAGAACCAGGCCACGTTGCCAGGGACTGTGAACGAACTGAAGATGGTGAGGATGTtttgcttaaataaaaaaataacagatttcTACAAATTTGCCATTATCTGATaagttaaacaaaaatgtgtagTGAAAGTCATTAGAGTACGATGTTGGTGTATCTTGTCTTGGAACTGTTAAGTCATCATTGCATCCTGTCATATGGACCTTTGAACTTTGTGTCTTACTGTAGAGCTGAATTTCCTAACCAGAACTTAATAGAATGTTTGTGCTAAGATTTTTGAACACGCTTGAAGAGGTTTACACCTGCTAAAAAATAACCTCTGGTAACTCaaaaactggttaaaaaaaaaaaaaagtcaacgCCAAGATTTGGAAATGGATTATGGGTTATCTCTGGTTCTTAGCCATCAGTAATAACCCAATATTATGAAGCCTAAGTAACACatactttatttttatgatttttctccccagtttgaaATACCCAATCATGCTCGTACTGCACTGCTTCTCACAGCCTCTGTTGTCAATTCAGGAGTGTGCGGACAAGCATGTGccctcctctgaagcatgtgatgtcagctgctgcttcttatCATGCTGGGATTTGCAAGTTGGTCTTGTGCAgacatgagttggaggaagacacttcatgtgcagctcaacagacaAATCCGTCCGAACAGCCAGTGTTGTTGCTGATGCTTGATGAGATGCTGTCATTgcagctctggataagagcgtctgctaaatgcctgtaatgtaatgtaatgcagccAAATTAAGTCCAACCATTTCCGCGCGATACTAGAGCCAATTTTTCGTTGCCCTGCGAGACTGCTGTCCATGGTTGGCGCTGGCATAGTTAACCGTCTTTACCAGATCATGGAGCCcgtccatgcactagaacagtgccttaacggaatgaaccacccagcagcccctacATATGTCTCCCATTCGAAGTATGGCTGAATTGAGGCCTAGTGCAGGAGTAAGAAACTGTGTGTTCTTAATTGTGAATGTATTGGCTTTACACTGGGGAGCTAGTTAGAATGGAGAACACAGTCTTGCAGATTAGAGTGGGAGGAAAGGATCCACTTCAGGGTGATGTACGGAGTGACAGAGAGCGCAGAGGAATCAGTAGTCgaaagatgaagaaaaagaCTGAAGAGAAGTCATTTCAGCTGTACTGGGTTCAGTGTGGGGTGATTGACATTGGGGTCTGTTCACTTCCAGCATGCTACAATTGTGGCAGGGGTGGCCACATCTCCAGGGACTGCAAGGAGCCCAAGAAGGAGAGGGAGCAATGCTGCTACAACTGTGGCAAGGCAGGTCACATGGCCCGCGACTGTGACCATGCCAACGAACAGAAGTGCTACTCCTGTGGAGGTTTCGGTCACATCCAGAAAGGCTGTGAAAGAGTCAAGTGCTACAGGTAAAGCTGGAGATGACTGTCTGTGTACTGCAGTCGTGGTCTGGAAAGTGCATTTCACCCAGTGTGCCTCGCATTAACTGTACTAATAAATACACCATTTAGCTTTTAGTATTGCAGCAGTTTACATATTCACATTTGGGTTGTAGTGTAAATGTCCCAGGAATCCTACTCTTAGGCCCACACAGGTCCCAACTCGTTACTCGTACAGCTCTACCAGCATTACGATGCCCAGGAGACCATGCGGAAGTCTGACTGCTGTGCCGTGGGTCTCCTTACAGTGTGACTGTATGGAATTTTATCAGTGATTGCTACAGGGGTTGTTTGAGTGTGATGATCAGCAGTAATGATTATCTTGATTGGTCATTGGTTACTGTCCTGTGCCTTTACTGATTGGTTATTGTCTGGCTGATGAGTTATTTTGTTCTATCACTGATATCATGTTTTTGCTCAGCCATGCCACATCAGggtaaatatattgtaaatatctTGTAAAGATATTGCATAATGTTTGCTCGTGATATACTGACAAGAGATTTTGTCATGTTGAAAAGCTTCAGTATTGGTGTGGTTTTCCAACATTGACTTGCCACATTGAATTTAGTTTTTGTACCTTTAAGATTAAGTGACATCAGATTTCAAGACTAGCCTTAGATGAAGTGCTTAGTATTCCGTTCATGATCAGAGGTTCCTTAGTTTGAACACTGATTCTGTTGCAGTGTAAGTCCTGTGCTTTCAGCGTTGCTCCTGGCTTTTCCCCCCTTTTGCTTTTCTCTattttgctgtgctttgtgttttggaGCTTAAGT
This window contains:
- the cnbpb gene encoding CCHC-type zinc finger, nucleic acid binding protein b isoform X1 → MFQWNCRNPAWGSWIRSNLVIGEMSSNDCFGCGRSGHWIKNCPGRGRAKGRGRGKDLFCYRCGEPGHVARDCERTEDACYNCGRGGHISRDCKEPKKEREQCCYNCGKAGHMARDCDHANEQKCYSCGGFGHIQKGCERVKCYRCGEIGHVAVHCSKASEVNCYNCGKSGHLAKECTVEATA
- the cnbpb gene encoding CCHC-type zinc finger, nucleic acid binding protein b isoform X2, with the translated sequence MSSNDCFGCGRSGHWIKNCPGRGRAKGRGRGKDLFCYRCGEPGHVARDCERTEDACYNCGRGGHISRDCKEPKKEREQCCYNCGKAGHMARDCDHANEQKCYSCGGFGHIQKGCERVKCYRCGEIGHVAVHCSKASEVNCYNCGKSGHLAKECTVEATA